DNA from Archaeoglobus veneficus SNP6:
CAGAGAGTAGTTGTTGGCAGGCTTGAGGACATAGCGGATATAGCGGAGAAGGAAGGCGTTAAGGCGCCGGCCATTATAGTTATCGGAGGAGTTGTGGAGTTGAGGGAGAAGCTCCTGCCGTATATGGGGGTTATACCATAGACCTCGCATCTCTCTATTCAAAAATGAGCAAGCAGAAGTGGAAGGTTCTCGATGGCATTTTTGCCCATATGTGGGACTACGAGTTCGTGCCTTCGGAGCTCATAGCAAAGCGTGCGAACATGAGTCCCGAGAAAGTTGAAGCAATTCTGAAAGCTTTGAGTGATGAGAGGCTCGTCGTCAATAAGCAGCTCGCGTATTTTGGCTCCACGTTCACCTTCATCGGTCTGTCTCTTTACTCTCTCTGGAGACTTGTAAAACGCAACCATGTAAGCATGCTCGGCAAGCTCATGGGTGAGGGCAAGGAGAGTGTAGTTTACAACTGTTACTCTGAGAAGTACGGTGAGGCGGTCATTAAATTCCATCGCGTGGGCTATCCGAGCTTCAAGAAGGTCAGGGAGAAGAGGGATTACGGGACGCTCCACTTTACTGTGTTAACTGTAAGGTCGGCAAGAAACGAGTATAAAGCGTTGCGGAGACTTTACGGCTTCGTAAGTGTCCCCCGTCCACATGCATGGGAGGGTAATGCAATTCTCATGGAACTCATAGACGCGAAGGAGCTCTTCAGAGTGAGGCTGACGAATCCCGAGGATGTTCTCGAGATAATAATCGACGAAGTGAGGAAGATGTATTCGAGAGGAGTTGTTCATGGCGACTTGAGCCAGTACAACATCCTCGTGAGCGAGGAAGGAATATGGTTCATAGACTTTCCCCAGTGTGTTCTGCTTGAGGAAGGGGAAGGTGAGGGGGAGAGCGAGAAGGAAGACGAAGCAGAGGAATTGCTCAGAAGAGATGTTGAAAACATCCTCAACTACTTTAAACGAGCTTATGGCATAGAAAAAGATATTAACACGGTTCTGGAATATATTAAAAAATGACCTGTATCTTCGGCATAGACATCGTGAAAGGCTCGGTACATGGTAGAGGGAGGCCGAAGTACGCTCTTTTTATTGTCAATGAGGGTGAGAAGGAGAAGATAGTTTCGAAGGCAAAGCTCTTCAGGCTTATAAGGCAGTACAAGCCATCAATAGTCTCCGTAGACAATATTTCTGAGCTTTTCTCCTCGAAGGAGGAGCTGATAAAGTTCCTTAAGGAAATACCTCCTACGACTAAGCTCGTTCAGGTTGCAGGAAAGCACAGCCTGCCCTACCTCGCAAAGAGGTACGGGCTCAGGATGGACATAAGAAACCCGATGGACGAGGCGAAGGCCTGTGCTCTGCTCGCAGGCTTTGGAGTGGGCGAGGAGGTCTCTGTATTCGTTGACAAAACCCTTATTGTCGTTTCGAGGAACAGGAGCCTGGGAAAGGGTGGATGGAGACAGAACAAGTACAGGCGGAGGATTCACGACGAGGTCAGGAGGGTGTACAACGAAATAAAGAGTAAACTCGATGAGCTCGGATTCGAATACGTGGAGGACAGAAAGAAGGGCTACGGCGGTATATCGAGAGGGGTTCTGCTCGTAAACGCTCCTAAGGAAGCTGTACCCATCAACTCCT
Protein-coding regions in this window:
- a CDS encoding RIO1 family regulatory kinase/ATPase domain-containing protein, producing the protein MSKQKWKVLDGIFAHMWDYEFVPSELIAKRANMSPEKVEAILKALSDERLVVNKQLAYFGSTFTFIGLSLYSLWRLVKRNHVSMLGKLMGEGKESVVYNCYSEKYGEAVIKFHRVGYPSFKKVREKRDYGTLHFTVLTVRSARNEYKALRRLYGFVSVPRPHAWEGNAILMELIDAKELFRVRLTNPEDVLEIIIDEVRKMYSRGVVHGDLSQYNILVSEEGIWFIDFPQCVLLEEGEGEGESEKEDEAEELLRRDVENILNYFKRAYGIEKDINTVLEYIKK